The proteins below come from a single Arthrobacter crystallopoietes genomic window:
- a CDS encoding ABC transporter permease, which produces MTTTSTVSTEPAVPQEKAGLSQGQIVRKRFMGNTAALISLVLFLLILVLAYSAGGFFGLPGWWKFTYNEVNDLANGGKPTLQLFPFSLGEHPFGQDRLGRDTFAQTMRGVQISVAVMFIIGVVGGAIGVVVGAVSGFFRGRIEAVLMRLTDVVIVIPLIILAAVLGQLAARWIPAGIQPYFLGLFVGLVAWTGLARLVRAEFLSLREREFVDAARIAGASNARIIFKHILPNAVGVIIVSVTLSMSAAILLETSLSYIGMGVKAPDVSLGSLISQNQEAFSTRPWLFWWPGIFIVAICLCINFIGDGLRDAFDPRQKKFNARKAGAAAAADDGRGAEGFRTTKV; this is translated from the coding sequence ATGACCACCACGAGTACTGTTTCAACCGAGCCTGCGGTACCTCAAGAAAAAGCAGGACTAAGCCAAGGCCAGATTGTCCGCAAGCGGTTCATGGGCAACACTGCGGCGCTTATCAGCTTGGTGCTGTTCTTGCTCATTCTGGTTCTGGCTTACTCAGCCGGCGGATTCTTCGGCCTGCCGGGCTGGTGGAAATTCACCTACAACGAGGTCAATGACCTGGCCAATGGAGGAAAGCCAACACTGCAGCTCTTCCCGTTCAGCTTGGGCGAGCACCCGTTCGGCCAGGACCGGCTGGGCCGGGATACCTTTGCCCAGACGATGCGGGGTGTGCAAATTTCTGTAGCCGTGATGTTTATCATCGGCGTCGTCGGCGGCGCAATTGGCGTCGTGGTTGGAGCTGTCTCCGGCTTCTTCCGCGGCAGGATCGAAGCGGTGCTCATGCGCCTTACGGACGTCGTCATCGTGATTCCGCTGATCATTCTGGCAGCCGTTCTCGGGCAGCTTGCTGCGCGCTGGATACCAGCGGGAATCCAGCCCTATTTTCTGGGCCTCTTTGTCGGGCTCGTCGCGTGGACCGGTCTCGCCCGGCTGGTGCGAGCAGAATTCCTCTCGCTGCGCGAGCGCGAATTCGTGGATGCAGCCCGTATCGCCGGCGCTTCGAACGCCCGGATCATCTTTAAGCACATTCTGCCCAACGCCGTCGGCGTCATCATTGTCAGTGTGACGCTGAGTATGTCCGCTGCCATTCTGCTGGAGACCAGCCTGTCCTATATCGGCATGGGAGTGAAGGCACCCGACGTTTCACTGGGCTCGCTGATCAGCCAGAATCAGGAAGCGTTTTCCACCCGTCCGTGGCTCTTCTGGTGGCCGGGAATTTTCATTGTGGCCATCTGCTTGTGCATCAACTTCATCGGCGACGGACTGCGGGATGCTTTTGACCCCCGACAGAAGAAGTTCAATGCCAGGAAAGCCGGTGCGGCAGCTGCAGCGGATGATGGTCGTGGAGCTGAAGGCTTCCGGACAACGAAGGTCTGA
- a CDS encoding PH domain-containing protein, with the protein MSSHATDAPVVFRPRSAAWLTGVVWLIVLFSAASTAVTHGFPALVQLAPLVALGYLAWWLAWYPAVVVSDAGVALRNPLLTVQVPWNALIMVDTKYALTLVTPKGKFAAWAAPAPGIFGVQRAQPGHVRGLPEVTYGPGESVRPGDLSNSDSGAAAFHVRSRWAELIASGTVATGEADTATVAKRPNWLVLIAAAVLIVASMLSLTG; encoded by the coding sequence ATGTCCAGTCATGCCACCGACGCTCCTGTTGTTTTCCGGCCGAGAAGTGCCGCTTGGTTGACGGGTGTTGTCTGGCTCATCGTGTTGTTCAGCGCGGCCTCTACGGCCGTGACGCATGGTTTCCCGGCTCTCGTGCAGCTTGCGCCGTTGGTGGCCCTCGGGTATCTGGCGTGGTGGCTGGCCTGGTACCCCGCCGTCGTTGTTTCCGATGCCGGGGTGGCCTTGCGCAATCCGCTGCTGACAGTTCAGGTCCCGTGGAACGCACTGATCATGGTTGATACGAAATACGCGCTGACACTGGTCACGCCGAAGGGAAAGTTCGCCGCATGGGCGGCGCCGGCGCCTGGCATCTTCGGCGTCCAGCGCGCACAGCCGGGGCATGTCCGCGGGCTGCCGGAGGTGACCTATGGGCCGGGCGAGTCCGTGCGTCCCGGTGACCTTTCCAATTCCGATTCCGGTGCCGCGGCCTTCCATGTCCGCTCCCGTTGGGCCGAACTGATCGCTTCCGGCACGGTGGCGACTGGCGAGGCAGACACTGCTACAGTCGCGAAAAGGCCGAACTGGCTGGTTCTCATTGCCGCAGCAGTCCTGATTGTAGCCAGCATGCTGTCGTTGACCGGCTGA
- a CDS encoding ABC transporter ATP-binding protein gives MIDPAIPIYTGFPAGGSEPPVLEVSDLSVDFGVEKEWVPAAIGLNYHVSAGEVLAIVGESGSGKSASSMALLGLLPANSRVSGSVKLNGKEILGLNPNKLRQLRGNDVAVIFQEPMTAMNPVYTIGFQIVETLRLHNAISPEDAKDRAIRLLELVELPDPEKAFRSYPHQLSGGQRQRAMIAQSLSCDPKLLIADEPTTALDVTVQAEILDLMRNLRNKLDSAIVLITHDMGVVADLADRIAVMRRGRIVETGTAQEIFNDPRHEYTQQLLAAVPHLGGHNTGSDDIDITAALAAATGITLHEIDETELQRREAANEAALDMAARESTHGEPVLELTNVAIEYPKQGRVPAFRAVEGANLAIYPGQVVGLVGESGSGKTTIGRAAVGLLPVAEGSLKVVGREIAGASRKQLHALRRQVGMVFQDPSSSLNPRLPIGESIGEPMFLAGVAKGAALQRNIETLLDQVELPHGYRNRYPHELSGGQKQRVGIARALSLEPKLMVADEPTSALDVSVQATVLELFQNLQRELGFACLFVTHDLAVIDVLADRICVMRHGNIVEQGTRDQILRHPQELYTQRLLAAVPLPDPDKQRERRELRAQLLATAD, from the coding sequence ATGATCGATCCTGCCATCCCCATTTATACCGGATTCCCCGCTGGCGGGTCAGAACCGCCGGTGCTGGAGGTTTCGGATCTGAGCGTCGATTTTGGTGTTGAGAAGGAATGGGTGCCGGCCGCCATCGGTCTGAACTATCACGTTTCGGCAGGGGAGGTGCTCGCCATTGTCGGTGAGTCCGGTTCGGGAAAAAGCGCCAGCTCCATGGCGCTTCTGGGACTGCTGCCGGCCAATAGCCGAGTGAGCGGCAGTGTGAAGCTCAATGGCAAGGAGATCCTGGGACTCAACCCCAACAAGCTGCGGCAGCTTCGCGGCAATGACGTGGCCGTCATTTTCCAGGAACCGATGACGGCGATGAACCCGGTCTACACCATCGGTTTTCAGATTGTGGAGACGTTGCGCCTGCACAACGCTATTTCTCCCGAGGATGCCAAGGACCGCGCCATCCGCCTGCTCGAGCTGGTCGAACTGCCCGATCCGGAGAAGGCATTCAGGTCCTATCCTCACCAGTTGTCTGGCGGGCAACGGCAGCGCGCCATGATCGCGCAGTCGCTGTCATGTGATCCCAAGCTGCTGATCGCCGACGAACCGACCACTGCTCTCGACGTGACGGTTCAGGCGGAGATCCTGGACCTGATGCGCAATCTCCGCAACAAGCTGGATAGCGCCATCGTCCTGATTACCCATGACATGGGTGTGGTCGCTGATCTGGCGGACCGCATCGCCGTGATGCGTCGTGGCCGGATCGTCGAAACGGGAACGGCGCAGGAGATCTTCAACGATCCGCGGCATGAATACACCCAGCAACTGCTGGCTGCCGTTCCTCACTTGGGAGGCCACAACACAGGCAGCGACGACATCGATATCACCGCAGCCCTCGCTGCAGCAACGGGCATTACGCTTCACGAGATTGATGAGACGGAGTTGCAGCGCAGGGAAGCTGCCAACGAGGCGGCGCTGGACATGGCTGCCAGAGAAAGCACACACGGCGAGCCGGTCCTGGAGCTGACCAACGTCGCCATCGAATACCCCAAGCAAGGCAGAGTACCGGCGTTTCGGGCGGTGGAAGGAGCGAACCTGGCGATCTATCCGGGTCAGGTCGTAGGCCTTGTCGGTGAATCGGGCTCCGGGAAAACAACCATCGGCCGTGCCGCCGTCGGACTGCTGCCGGTGGCAGAGGGCTCCCTGAAGGTCGTCGGACGCGAGATAGCGGGAGCCAGCCGCAAGCAACTGCACGCACTCCGGCGTCAAGTCGGCATGGTCTTCCAGGATCCTTCTTCGTCGCTGAATCCGAGGCTCCCTATTGGAGAAAGCATTGGCGAGCCCATGTTCCTTGCCGGTGTCGCCAAAGGTGCGGCCCTGCAGCGGAACATCGAGACACTGCTGGATCAAGTTGAGCTGCCCCATGGCTACCGGAACCGTTATCCGCACGAGCTCTCCGGCGGGCAGAAGCAGCGTGTAGGCATTGCCCGGGCCCTGTCATTGGAACCGAAGCTGATGGTTGCAGACGAACCGACTTCGGCGCTTGACGTGTCCGTCCAAGCCACTGTGCTGGAACTTTTCCAGAATCTGCAGCGCGAACTAGGTTTCGCCTGTCTCTTCGTCACCCACGACCTCGCAGTCATCGATGTCCTGGCCGACCGGATCTGCGTTATGCGGCACGGCAACATTGTTGAGCAGGGTACACGCGACCAGATACTCCGCCATCCTCAGGAGCTGTATACGCAGCGTCTGCTGGCAGCGGTACCGCTGCCGGATCCGGACAAGCAGCGTGAGCGCAGGGAATTGCGCGCCCAACTGCTGGCCACAGCGGATTAG